GGACTCACATTCCCTCTGTGCAGATCTTGTTAGTTAAGTTCTCTCTAGTCTCTACTGACCAATGTTGGTGATTCGGTGAAAACTGTGGTCATATGAGCGCACTTGGTTGGTGGTACCTCGTCCTACTGTAGGAACTTAGTTTGATGGAAGATATCCTGTTTATGGACTGGCTTTCTGTGAAGTTGTTGAGGATAGAAAACTGGGAGGGACTCTCGTTTCCTCTTTTACTGAAGTCATTTATTGACCTTTGACTTGTTTTCCCTCTTTACCTCGTTACATTTCAGGCACCAGGCTGACTTATCTTATGAAATTATTCTTGACCTGCAGtgaattaatagtattttgaccAATATTAATATAGAACAAGCAGGTGGAACATTTTGTGCATCTGAGAAAGGGAAATAGAAAAAAGTATACACATATTAGTTCATGTTATGCTGATAAAGCCTTGACCTATATTACACATCCACATCCACTTTGATGTATCATAATTCAAAAACCTAAAGATTTGAAGTTCCGATATATATACATACCATTCATCAATGATGTATTCATACAGTACTTGTACTTCCCTCAGACTTGACGTTTTCTCACTTTTTCATGTTTAGCTATTACTAAAAGCTATAAAATGCCTTACCAAGCTTCATCAGATCCATGTGATTTGTTATTTAATATACAGTTTTTTGTTCTAAGTTTTATAGCTTTTGGCACTTCCAGGTATGATGACACCAATCCTGAAGCAGAAAAAAAGGAGTATATTGATCACATTGAAGAAATTGTCCAGTGGATGGGCTGGAAACCATTCAAGGTATGTTTGTTTGCACCTCTTTTGTTGATTGTGTGGAAATTGTCCATCCTAGCTTTTTAGATGTTTAACAGCTTTACACTTGTGCAGATTACTTACACAAGCGATTATTTCCAAGAACTATATGAATTAGCCGTGGAGCTCATTAGAAGAGGTTGTGCTTACGTTGATCATCAGGTTGGTATCCAACTATACATGTATTGAATGCAATTGAATCATTGAAAGCACAATTTCTTAGCATTTTGGCAATTGGCAGTTTAATCTGGGCTTTGGGAATCATGGTTGTGTGGAACATATCATTTAACACAGAATAGTTAATGTGGAATAACTTATGGAggataaaataattacattaaggTATTCTATTTGTGTTAGTTGTAATAAAgtaagaattttttattcatgatTTGGTTTTAGACACCCGATGAGATTAAGGAGTACAGGGAAAAGAAATTGAACAGTCCTTGGAGAGACAGACCAGTTTCAGAATCATTGAAACTTTTTGAGGATATGAGACGTGGTGTTATAGAAGAAGGAAAAGCCACACTTCGAATGAAGCAAGACATGCAGAGTGACAATTACAATATGTATGATCTTATTGCATATCGAATTAAGGTAAGACCCCAACTATATAAGTTTgatttcacaaaatattaatggGACTATGATATCTTATGATATGAATTCTTCATGCCTTTAGTTTACTCCACACCCTCATGCTGGAGATAAATGGTGTATCTACCCAAGTTATGATTATGCTCACTGCATTGTGGATTCGCTTGAGAATATCACACACTCAGTAAGTTTCATCCACTAAATtgtgttatattaaaaataatgatttttgtaGATATTTCCcctttgacaaagttgataatgcCTGGATACCTCAAGTCTGCTGGACGTCTAAATTCTCTTTCTgcattgatatatttatttatttataaatttctaattttaaattatatcaatcatcccgaatatatttgatataatgTGTACTTTTGGGCAGTATACATTGTACTATTCATTATAGCAGTTGGAGTTTTGTTGCTGCGATAAGTGAGCTATGTACAATTCAGTGATGTAATGGTTTTCATATAGTATTTTATGCACAACACTCCATAGCAAATTggctctgttttttttttttttgccttgtTTTGTAAGCCTGTTAATTTCAAGCTGGGTTATGTTGGTTATCTATTGAGTTGGAGAGTGGTTTAATTCCTTCACGTAGTAATTCTAGGTTTACTTTCATATTTCTGTGtcattatgatttttgttgtgCCTGATTTAACAAATGTTTCACCAACTATTAGTGAGATTTCTAGTTACAGTTTGTTTCTTAGCTTCACTTGCTGGGGTAATTCAGTTACTTTGCTTTTACTAAGGTTACATAATGTGTATTTTCTTGATGTATCATCACTATAGTTTACCAGTAATGTTAATGCATGTTATGACTAATAACTTTGTGCGTTTAATGTGACGTTGacgacttatttatttattatttaaaaaggtTTTGCTAATCTATGAATGTCTCATGCAGCTGTGTACTCTTGAGTTTGAGACACGCCGTGCTTCATATTATTGGTTGTTACACGCATTAGGTATCTACCAACCTTATGTATGGGAATATTCAAGGTTAAATATCTCTAACGCTGTTATGTCAAAGCGCAAGGTAAGGCCAACCATTTTGGACATCATATTAATATGTCGGCTTCTTTATTGTTGTATAATTTTCCAGTCACTTATTTTGAACTATTCTTCATTGAAGCTTAATCGCCTAGTTACTGAAAAGTGGGTTGATGGGTGGGATGATCCTCGCCTGATGACATTAGCCGGATTGCGGCGTAGAGGCATGACTTCAACAGCAATCAATTCTTTTGTTCGAGGAATTGGAATCACTAGAAGGTaggatattaaattttaatacattattttttagcGTTCTTCTTCAATAGGTTGCATTTGAATCCTGCTTTGATGTTATTAATACACAAAAGTGCTAGAAACACGACTCACTGCTTTTGTAATGCATATCTAAATTTTTCTTATTCTCATTTTCACTCCATATGATGGGTGTTAACTTTCAAGATATTATGACGTTGCCTTTTACTTTGTTTGTAGATAAATTGAACGTTAACGATAGGAGTATCTATAATACTCATCTCACATGTGTCTCACTGAGTACTACACTTAATATTCTGAATTACTTCTCTCTACTAGAAGCTTTAGGCAGTTATGCTTAGCTGTCGTGCTTTAGGTTTAGGAGCAATTAGCATTCTGTCACAGCTAAGCCTAGCTTTGATACCTAGCTATATATTCTTGTAGACTTGTATCATTCATACAACAATCATACTCAGAATATTTAGTTCGGTTTCtatcttcattttctcttatttctgAAACATAATAatgaagtaaaattaaaatactgacAGGTGCCTtttccaaattaattatttcactGTTGACAATGTGTTCTGTTTGCATAAGTTTTCATGATCTCTTATTTTTTCTTGGttgtattatgtttttttattggaAAGTGCATTTTTTTGAAAGCTTTCTTAATTGATTTTTCCTCATGTGCAACAAGAAGAGCAAGATCATACACACTGGTTTTGCATTGACATTAACTTGATATATGACAGCACTAGTACATAATTCAAATGAAATTGTTCTTCCTTCTACTGCAGTGATGGCACTTTGATATCTGTGGCTCGCCTTGAATATCATGTTAGGGAAGAATTGAACAAAACAGCTCCTCGGACAATGGTTGTCCTAGATCCACTCAAGGTATTTTGTCTGTTTGAATTCTTTCTATAGGATATTATACGACTAGCATAAGACTGATCCTTTCTGTTTTGTAACTTGTAAGGTTGTTATTACTAATCTTGAAGCCAACTCAGCCATTGAGGTTGATGCAAAAAAATGGCCTGATGCTCAAGCTGATGATCCGTCTGCTTTCTACAAGGTAATTGGGCTTGTGAAGACTTTTTTATGGAGTTCTAAAGTTTTAGGATAAGTTATATTACTAAATTTACTCTATGTTGTTTACTAGTGGTGATTCTGATAGGAATTGGTCCTGATTATGAATAGAAATAACACAAATTGCTTGAATATTCGAGAGATCTTGGATATCTCCCAAATTCTTATTCCAACAATATCTCTCAATCCCCTATTACTATTGATCAACAGGCCTTATTGATCTCTTCTAAATATCTCAGCCTAAATATTTGGAGTTATAATACTCCCCCCAACCCCCTGAACATTCACCTTGTCCTTAAGGCTAAATGTTAGTTATTTCacacaaaaaatacattttgacGTTCCTGTCTCCAGCATTTTAAAgtgcaaaatattttatatcttcTGCTGGCAGTTTTCCTCAAAGGCCTTATTTCTGTAGTCAAGCACACCGGGTTGTAGTCTCTGCTTGAATATCTTGTAGGAAATTGGGTGGACCTGTAACCCACCTTGAACTTCATAATCAATGAATTGATGCTAATAGCATTTTGAATTAACTCATTTAATGAAGCAGTTTGTTTCCTTGATACTTTCCGAGGTAGATGGTTTGTGCCATTTAGCTTAGAGTTTcgtttttctttgaaatttccTGACCTCCTGTActgaatttgattttgtttacttATGTTTTTATGTCTCTGACTTTTTGTCATGTATTTGTTATTAGGTTCCATTTTCCAATGTTGTATATATTGAACGTACGGATTTCCGTATGCAAGATTCAAAAGATTATTATGGCCTTGCTCCTGGTAAATCTGTGATACTCAGGTTAGTAGAAGTATGAATTAACACTGCATGGGAAGTTATTTGTCCATTTGTTCAAAATGTTTGGTGTTTTGTGCAGATATGCGTTTCCTATAAAGTGCACCGAAGTTATTCTAGCTGATGATAATGAGACTATTCTTGAAATTCGGGCCGAGTATGATCCTTCAAAGAAGACAAAGCCTAAGGTTTACGAACTTTGTTATGTGTGTTGGTTTAAATTAATGTCTTCAAGAGTTTGTAAGATCAGATTGGTAGTGatctatataaatttttatttatagggTGTTCTCCATTGGGTTGCACAACCTTCTCCTGAAGTTGATCCATTCAAAGTCGAAGTCAGGCTGTTCGAGAGGCTGTTCCTATCAGAGGTTGGTTATCTTTATGCCTTAGTACTCGTTCACATTTATATCCTTATTTCTAATGATATTTCCCTGTGTCTTTTATCGAAATCGCTTCAACAGAATCCTGCGGAACTTGACAATTGGCTTGGTGATCTGAACCCTCATTCCAAAGTAGTAATTCCGAATGCATTTGGTTTGTCCTCACTCCGGGATGCAAAACTTGGGGACAGCTTCCAGTTTGAAAGATTAGGTACTGTACTGTTTACTTATTGTTCTGCAGTTCAATCCTTTTCATCATCTTTTTTGTCTTAACGTATAATACTTGTATTTGCAATGCCAGGTTATTTTGTGGTCGACCAGGACTCTACTCCAGAAAAGCTTGTTTTCAATAGAACTGTCACATTAAAGGATAGCTATAGTAAGAGTGGAAAATAGAGGTAAAATTAAGCTGACACAGGACAGGACGGTAGGtagtatttatttgttgaaatgaCTAAAATATATAGCAGTTACCTACCACATAGTCATTAACAGTTTTTTGGGAGGACCAATCATAAGTTCTCCAGTTATTTAAATTACCTCAGGTGTGGAtctgtagtttttttttatacaagtgGTTTTTTGAAGATTATAGTTTTTTAAACCCGATGAAGAAATACCAACCTTTCCGTTATTTTCATACCATTTTTGAGGTGTAAAATGTGCACTGGTTAATTATTTCTCCGTTTGTCAAGACATAATTTTTCACATTTTGTCGTCCCTTAATTAACTATTTaggtatttttaaataagaaccTATATTAAAAAGTTGTTCTCAAATCTTTGAAGTTATAAACAGATTTCATTTGATCTCTAAACTAACTAAGCCCttaaatctttaattaattaattaatttattataagatatttttaaaattttaaataatacagTATTTAATTAGGTCTTGAACTTTTAAACAATTTGTAATTGGGTTCTAAAATAAGGgagttaattttaaattatttaaaagtttaagggtgaatttaaattttttagttaagGGTATTATTACAAAATACGAACAACCTCAAGGATCCAATtaccattttttttagtttaaggttttatttaagaatttttaaataattcaggACCCTATATAgcaattaaactttattttttaagattgtttttacatatataaaaaaatagaacttAGGAGACATCGATGCACAACCACTTATTAGtttaatattctttttctttgacTTCATGCTTATGCTTATGTTTTTCATGTGTACAAAAGCTTAGATGGAACGAAATATTATCTGGCCATAGAACTTGACAAAAGAAACAAcacatatttttgtttcattttgttctaTTATTATTCCCATTTTAATTCCCATCATAATCAATCAGCAAACTGAAAcgttattatttgttaaaaaaaactgGAAACTTATTTTACTATTGTATCACTAGAGGCATATTGAATAGTAAGCTTCACCTAGAGAACATATGAATGGGTATCCACTAATCAGTACTAAGATTTCCCATCATATAGCAAGAACCTAAATAAAAAATCGCATCTAATACAAATAACATGTAGATTGAGGGgaattaattttagaaaatatacaattatatgtaattatctttttattatatatatatatataatataatataatataatataatataatataatataatataatataatataatataatataaatatatcttaaaaagACTATCACTATATGATAAGATATGAATATAAGGGGCTGTCTATATAAAAACTTTGTAtactgcttttttttttttcccgacaaACTTTCTATGTTGTGAATGCACATGgatattaaattacatttttaaaggAAGTTTTATAAAAACAAGTTTAATTGGTTTATAACATCAACATAAATTGAAGGTACAAAAGTCACAAACTTAGTTGCTGGTAGTCACGGGGTATTGGGTTCTGTTTTTTTATCCTTGTTATTTTGGACCTCTTCATTGTGAATGAGTTGTTCACAAAAAAAGGTATCAACTCAATCTGAAAGCTCATTATTCTCTCggtttctattaatttttttattattaaaaaaatgattttttcaataataGTTGTATCCTATATATTAACATTCAAAATGTAACACGATTATTTTTCTCCGCCACTGGAGCAACCTCGGTAGCATCATGGATCATTGTTGACATCTTCTCTTTGGTCTCATATAAATCTATTTTGgaaactaaattattattttataaattggaatgaatcaaatatccaacacttgtttttaaattttagctcaattaaaaaatatcgatattattaaattaaatattttatttgatgtttgAACTCAACTCGCAGTTGTATAAGTTAATTAGTGATATTTATCatcccttttaaaaaaaaattattcaaacacATATAATTTACATGTTATATAGCAtgcaaaattcaaataattattttttaataactaaataattaaacttaaataattaaaaaaattaacaaattaattaaaaaccattcgagtttaaattttaattaaaaaaatcgtGTGTCACATTCTACATATAAACTTTTTCCTTTGAAATAGTATAGTTAGTaaaaggaaaaatgattttagtGCCTTTCTCTTCAAAGGGATGTATCCCCGTACCACACACTCAATTGTCCCTTATTTGTTTgcattttaaattcttttactttttgttaATCTCAATTATTGTCTCGAATACACAACTTATAATAAAATTCTTACAAACATGCATGGTTAATTTattgagaataaaaaaaaaaagttaaatatctaaggaaaataatcaaatcaaatgGATGTAACCTCGTAAGTGAGCTTATGTACTTGTGGGCTGCAATGCAACAACCaatcaaaatatacaatatcacTAAGCAAAGGGAAAGTAATAATAAAAGGCTCCCATTTCTAGTCACTAGTCATATGGAGTTTGGTCTAGTCACGCTTGCTTACATTACATTTTGATAGTGAGATATATTGATTTGATTGAAAGAAAAGGAATTAGtattatttatctatatatCCATCCATCTACCAATCTAATCTTCTTCTTGTCTTGCCTTTCAAATGTTCCAATTCCATGAATAATTTGCTCAAATGGTGCACATGTTTATGTTCATATGCCACCCTTTTTTTCTCCAAAAGAGTTTATTATTATCTCAACCATTTGGATACGCCAGCTTATCCACCTGACACGTCATATATATAACAGCACATATTAATATGCGCCTACCATTAACTTTTCTagaataataacaaataataagggaatttgttaaataataaaaaagaaagtaaaacataaattttaaattgaaaacacaattttttaaaaatataaaatgtatcacttccaaaattatatttttacatttaattttttagcaattttttttgaaatatttgttagaatttattgatttaattttgataattttttcattaatttaggTAGATTTCGATTTACGGACCAGGTCGGGATTCTTTTTGATGATggacatttcatttttttattgggttgttaattttttatttatttattttatttttaaatcatactttttaaaaaacatatattggacttcaaatatttttgttattgtttgaATAGGTTTTTGCAAACATCTCATGTATGATATTAGTGAGACTGAGAATTACACcctaaaaaaatatgagtttttattgctaaattaaattttatgtgaAGCAGTCACTTTCGAGTAATCGTGTGTCGATATGTTCTTATCTGCATTCGACCACTCAAACTCATATATATCTTCATTTACAAACTCGTGTGACGTGTGACTCAATGCAACTTGCTTGTATATCAAATTGGTTCGGGtaaaaaaagaggaaaataaggttataataattaattgttttagaATGAACTCAGTGATTATGTAAGAATGGTAGAGGATATCACACAAATGGTGGATCTAACTGGAAGAAATGTTCCGTAAATAGTAGTGCTTGGCTGAAATATATGACAGAGATGATGATGCATAGTTAGTGGTTGTGGTTTTGTATCCAATCTAAGCAAAAGAGAAGAAGTAGGAAAGTGGAATGATGCTGTAGACTTATTATTAAGTGGCCTCCAAAATAAGCACGTTTGGAAAGAATCATGAACAAGTAATCTAGGACAGTTGGCGTAATTTGCTGCACGGGTAAGTATGTGTCATTTATTTCTCTGtcaataaatattgtttttgacCGTACCCTTTATTTTCTTAGGAAGACTTTGAAAAATGTACAGTTAACTAAATGCAATAGCTGTGGTTCAATGATTTGGGTATGTTTCTTTAATTTACTTGTTTCATTCATAgaactgaaaaaaaaataataatcaactTATAGCAGACAACAACTTTAAAAAGCGGTCTCTTTCTGTGTGATTCAACATTGAAACCGCATTAGTCACGCCATTTGGCCCCATCATATAATATATCATTTCTTGTCTAAACTAATTAAAACTTCCAATTAAATCTATATTAATGgcgaattaattttattaatagtaatatttaattttaaattttgattaaagtAATATTTTGTCGGAATTTATTTATATCGTTTAAATTATTAGGAGATTTTTTCTTGAGAACCAAGGTGtgaaaagacaaaaataatgataaacaAAGTTTCTTAATCTATATATTTATGTTGCTTTCATATCGGATCAATGGTCTTGTATTATTCAATCACTATCACACCATCATGCGCAAGAATTGAAATCAGTTTTCTAAGGTATGAATTACTAGATACATCTACTAGTGACAAATTACAAGCTTTAATTTTCTTGAGTTATTTACTTGGTGGCTCCCTAGCCGCTAATTTAGCAAGGCATAATGATTTTTTGGCTGAGATTACTGTTTTAAAGTCACAGAATGAGACGCTTAATTTGGTTAGTCAAACTAAACCTTTTTCGCAATTGTAAATAACTACTCGTAATTCATATGGTACTGTTTCATTCAAATATCTTTGCCATAATTCCACAATGATTGATTTTTTCGATGGCTATTTGTTGAATCAATGTGATATGCATTTGAGATACTATTTCTTATGTTAGTTAAAAGTTAGTTATAGAAGTAATTAATCATCATTATTTTCGTATCAATTTATATGTCCTTTGTGTTCATCAATAATCAATTGACAAGTTAACAATAATAtgttatctatatttttttttattatatgatttatatttagaattgtaaatatatatttattttttaaagtatttaataaaagtttagataataaaaattatagatatatttattatattggaGTGAAgctttatatttgaaaattctttCGTTAAActctttagaaaaaaaaattcaatatattttttattttaatgttttctAATTcccttgtgttttttttaatataaataagatctCACGGTTAAAATGATTAGTGTTATATTGTTGACGTGTCAAAATGTGACTGAAAATCATACATGAGATAAAAAATGGATGTTGAGTATCATATAAGATATGACTCTTCCACAAAGATATCAATGTCTGGTTGGTGAGTTAAGAAATATTAAAGAAATTTCATGCAGGAAGTTTTagttgtaaataaaaataataatattgaaggAAGAAGAGTATGTTTTTGATGTATATATAATGTTAAATCTGTTGTAATGACACTTTATCATCTAATGTGATAATTTCCAACCCAACAAAAATAACTTATGTCATGCATACCTTGGCCTGTTAACATGTATATATACAATATTTAAACTGTAGTGCTACGCTGTCAGTGACGGAGTTTGACTAAATTTTTTGGAGTGAtcgatataaaaatataatgtacaaatcaaatatgtaaataatattatatagcaaAAAATAAAGTTGCATTCTCAAACAAATAATTGCATTCTAAAAATTAAGTAGCATTCAcattctaaatataaatatggttGCATTCTAAAATAAAGAGTTGC
The genomic region above belongs to Cicer arietinum cultivar CDC Frontier isolate Library 1 chromosome 4, Cicar.CDCFrontier_v2.0, whole genome shotgun sequence and contains:
- the LOC101493829 gene encoding glutamine--tRNA ligase — translated: MPTKDDNSDKEKCLDLFLKIGLDERTAKNTIANNKVTNNLTSVIHEAGVTDGCSRTVGNLIYTVATKYPGNALSHRPTLLQYVVSSKVKTTAQLDAALAFLATTGSENLDLNKFEEACGVGIEVSTEDIEHAVNAVFEENKASILELRYRTNVGELLGHVRKTLPWADAKAVKQLADAKLYELLGDKTAADNEKPSKKKKEKPAKVEDKAAPVATPEKAPEEDLNPFLIFPNPEENMKVHTEVPFSDGTILRCSNTKALLDKHLKATGGKVLSRFPPEPNGYLHIGHAKAMFIDFGLAKDRDGGCYLRYDDTNPEAEKKEYIDHIEEIVQWMGWKPFKITYTSDYFQELYELAVELIRRGCAYVDHQTPDEIKEYREKKLNSPWRDRPVSESLKLFEDMRRGVIEEGKATLRMKQDMQSDNYNMYDLIAYRIKFTPHPHAGDKWCIYPSYDYAHCIVDSLENITHSLCTLEFETRRASYYWLLHALGIYQPYVWEYSRLNISNAVMSKRKLNRLVTEKWVDGWDDPRLMTLAGLRRRGMTSTAINSFVRGIGITRSDGTLISVARLEYHVREELNKTAPRTMVVLDPLKVVITNLEANSAIEVDAKKWPDAQADDPSAFYKVPFSNVVYIERTDFRMQDSKDYYGLAPGKSVILRYAFPIKCTEVILADDNETILEIRAEYDPSKKTKPKGVLHWVAQPSPEVDPFKVEVRLFERLFLSENPAELDNWLGDLNPHSKVVIPNAFGLSSLRDAKLGDSFQFERLGYFVVDQDSTPEKLVFNRTVTLKDSYSKSGK